In a single window of the Suttonella indologenes genome:
- a CDS encoding methylenetetrahydrofolate reductase: MNKTAVLQLIQDFSIETTPRGLSKLAPLAQYLPAQTRVFITFLPGAAFADTVRSAQEIAAQGFTPVVHVAARNLQSQAELQEGLEALQAGGIRDLLLLAGGSIHTRSPFQNALEILDSGILEPFDWRSIGFAGHPEGHPDVQAEELRRALEIKWQYARQYPREYYLATQFCFQAEPVIAWRQSLLAADIHFPLRLGVAGLANTAALIRHAQLCGVGPSINFLIKNAGVFRRLLGGVAAPGRLVADLAQAVQDGSIDEDVRLHFFPLGDFSRTTAWIAAIQAGKFYLDNQQGVHIEQ; the protein is encoded by the coding sequence ATGAATAAAACCGCTGTTTTGCAATTAATTCAGGATTTTTCGATAGAAACCACACCGCGCGGGCTGAGTAAATTAGCGCCCTTGGCACAATACCTGCCTGCCCAAACGCGCGTATTCATCACATTCCTGCCCGGTGCGGCATTTGCCGATACGGTGCGCTCGGCGCAAGAGATTGCGGCGCAAGGTTTCACACCCGTCGTGCATGTGGCGGCGCGCAATCTGCAATCGCAGGCGGAATTGCAGGAGGGTTTGGAAGCCTTGCAAGCCGGCGGCATTCGCGATTTGCTGCTCTTGGCAGGCGGCAGCATTCATACCCGTTCGCCGTTTCAAAATGCGCTGGAGATTTTAGACAGCGGCATTTTGGAACCATTCGATTGGCGCAGTATCGGCTTTGCCGGACACCCCGAGGGGCATCCCGATGTGCAGGCGGAAGAATTGCGCCGCGCCTTAGAAATCAAATGGCAATATGCTCGCCAATATCCGCGTGAGTATTATTTAGCCACGCAATTCTGTTTCCAAGCCGAGCCGGTAATTGCTTGGCGGCAATCCTTATTGGCGGCGGATATTCATTTTCCCCTGCGTTTGGGCGTAGCGGGCTTGGCGAATACCGCCGCCTTGATTCGCCATGCGCAATTATGCGGCGTCGGGCCTTCGATTAATTTCCTGATTAAAAACGCGGGCGTATTCCGGCGTCTGTTGGGCGGTGTAGCGGCACCGGGGCGCTTGGTGGCGGATTTGGCGCAGGCGGTACAGGACGGCAGCATTGACGAAGACGTGCGCCTGCATTTCTTCCCTTTAGGCGATTTTTCGCGTACCACCGCTTGGATTGCGGCGATTCAAGCCGGAAAATTTTATTTGGATAATCAACAGGGAGTACACATTGAACAATAA
- the recG gene encoding ATP-dependent DNA helicase RecG encodes MLDFDDSLQSALGLSDALTQTFLRAGLRRVRDVLLTLPLRYEDRSHLTPVAALRDGQTALVHGYVQRCQIQEGRRRLLRVEIKDDNGDVFRLVYFRFYPSQIKPFRENRRGLFYGKVAYNSYGYDMAHPEITWLDEGDVVQLPDSLQAVYPSVKGLSQMRWRQAVHQLLAQLPPAPQDPLSAAGYWDFARALHALHQPSLAEVLPCPDDNQHPAKKRLIIEELAAHQLSLHNARTQLRRLPAPALPADSPLVRRFLQGLPFQLTEAQARVYQEIAADMARPVPMLRLVQGDVGSGKTVIALLACLQAVAAGKQAVFMAPTELLAEQHAQNMQRLLADLPLRSVLLVSKLRAKEKRQILAEIAAGEAHLIIGTHAVFQEQVQYQDLALVAVDEQHRFGVHQRLQLQEKAAAGQAVHQLVLTATPIPRTLAMSAYGELDTSIIDVLPAGRQPIRTSVMSNARRDELIARVGAACRQGAQAYWVCPLIEESEVLECENAEAVSAHIQALLPDVRVALVHGRIESKERSETMRRFAAAEIDLLVATTVIEVGVDVPNASLMVIENAERFGLSQLHQLRGRVGRGSVQSDCILMYQAPLGETAKRRLNMMRDSTDGFRIAEEDLRIRGAGELLGTRQTGALGLKIADIERDQVLLAEAEQIADALEGSDYAAVLLARWIGKNTEYLKV; translated from the coding sequence ATGCTGGATTTTGACGACAGTCTGCAATCCGCTTTAGGTCTGAGTGATGCCCTCACTCAGACTTTTTTACGTGCGGGTCTGCGCCGCGTGCGCGATGTCTTGCTGACCTTGCCGCTGCGCTATGAAGATCGCTCGCATCTCACGCCGGTCGCCGCTTTGCGCGACGGACAAACGGCACTGGTGCACGGCTATGTGCAGCGCTGCCAAATTCAGGAAGGCCGCCGCCGCTTGCTGCGCGTGGAGATTAAAGACGATAACGGCGATGTCTTCCGCTTGGTATATTTCCGTTTTTACCCCAGCCAAATCAAACCGTTTCGCGAAAACCGCCGCGGCTTGTTTTACGGCAAGGTTGCCTACAACTCCTATGGCTACGATATGGCGCATCCTGAAATCACATGGCTGGACGAGGGCGATGTGGTGCAATTGCCCGACAGTTTGCAGGCGGTCTATCCCAGCGTGAAAGGCTTAAGCCAAATGCGTTGGCGGCAAGCGGTGCATCAGCTCTTAGCGCAATTGCCGCCTGCGCCGCAGGACCCTTTAAGCGCGGCGGGTTACTGGGATTTTGCCCGCGCTTTGCATGCCCTGCATCAGCCCTCATTGGCGGAGGTCTTGCCCTGTCCCGATGATAATCAGCATCCTGCGAAAAAACGCCTGATTATCGAAGAATTAGCCGCGCATCAATTGTCCTTGCACAATGCCCGCACCCAATTGCGCCGCCTACCTGCGCCCGCCCTGCCGGCGGATAGTCCTTTAGTGCGGCGTTTTTTGCAAGGTCTGCCTTTTCAGCTGACAGAGGCGCAAGCGCGTGTATATCAGGAAATTGCCGCCGATATGGCGCGCCCTGTGCCGATGCTGCGTTTGGTGCAGGGCGATGTCGGTTCGGGCAAAACGGTGATTGCCCTGCTGGCTTGCTTGCAGGCGGTGGCGGCCGGTAAACAGGCCGTCTTTATGGCGCCGACGGAGCTTTTAGCCGAGCAACATGCGCAAAATATGCAGCGTTTACTGGCGGATTTGCCGCTGCGCAGCGTTTTGCTGGTCAGCAAATTACGCGCTAAAGAGAAGAGACAAATATTGGCGGAGATTGCGGCAGGCGAAGCGCATCTGATTATCGGCACCCATGCCGTCTTCCAAGAACAGGTGCAATATCAGGATTTGGCTTTGGTGGCGGTGGACGAGCAGCACCGCTTTGGCGTGCATCAACGTCTACAATTGCAGGAAAAAGCCGCCGCCGGGCAGGCGGTGCATCAATTGGTGCTGACCGCCACGCCGATTCCGCGCACCCTCGCCATGAGCGCTTACGGCGAATTGGATACCTCGATTATCGACGTATTACCGGCAGGGCGGCAGCCGATTCGCACCTCCGTGATGAGCAATGCGCGCCGCGACGAGCTGATTGCCAGAGTGGGCGCCGCTTGCCGCCAAGGCGCACAGGCCTATTGGGTCTGTCCGTTGATTGAAGAATCGGAAGTCTTGGAATGCGAAAACGCCGAGGCGGTCAGCGCTCACATCCAAGCCCTCCTGCCCGATGTGCGCGTGGCATTGGTACATGGGCGAATAGAGAGTAAAGAACGCAGCGAGACCATGCGGCGCTTTGCGGCGGCGGAGATTGATTTATTAGTCGCCACTACCGTGATAGAAGTGGGCGTAGATGTGCCGAATGCCTCGCTGATGGTTATTGAAAACGCCGAACGTTTCGGACTCTCGCAATTGCACCAATTGCGCGGGCGGGTCGGGCGCGGCAGCGTGCAATCGGACTGCATTTTGATGTATCAAGCGCCTTTGGGCGAAACCGCCAAACGCCGCCTGAATATGATGCGCGACAGTACGGACGGTTTTCGCATCGCCGAAGAGGATTTGCGCATTCGCGGCGCGGGAGAATTACTCGGCACGCGGCAGACCGGCGCATTGGGTTTGAAAATCGCCGATATCGAACGCGACCAAGTCTTGCTTGCTGAAGCGGAGCAAATCGCCGACGCATTGGAAGGCAGCGATTATGCCGCAGTCTTACTGGCGCGCTGGATTGGGAAAAATACAGAATATTTGAAGGTATAG
- a CDS encoding RelA/SpoT family protein, whose translation MAIALTYQPFAGLTGANELIAAWEALRQELSHYLDDETIAEVLRAAVYGAQAHEGQMRQSGEPYFVHPIAVSKILAAQRFDLPVLQAGLLHDVLEDTPISKAEMAQVFGTEVTAIVDGVSKLDRLKDQAPQEAQADSFKKMLVAMTDDPRVIIIKLADRLHNMQTLGALRPDKRIRKARETLDVYASIAGRLGLFYFRIQLEDLAFSHLHPWRYAVLQKHYQQRFTNKTVINRLRQEMQPQLMRLNIQASISKRQRHLWGVYLRMKRKQSFDEACRTIPVRIITQSEDDCYRVLGVLHKSCRPISGKFEDYIAAPKSNGYRSLHSSVLMKTVGAVLNVQIRTRDMHSLAETGIIAVWHQHLKNLSLRNEHHNVVAEKYMRDWLSRLREVQNITDDPLEFYDAVKKELSSGDIHVYTPTGQIIDLPHGATPVDFAYAIHSEIGNHCVGAKVNGLPYAIFRPLQSAQTVEIITDSQAHPHAGWLQFVVTAKARAGVNHHLRSLEKKEARTLGMHLLDAALHEFGSDYAAVEKELVAYAKMQEIEINDLLDDIAYGRKQSGLIAAALLGKAKSELGQEQVLYVHSALDSGVYLGECCHPLNQDAIIGHIERGKGIQIHRRDCVLAKVSDGQDWLRAEWAEDVHGIFNSKLVFVVQDRPKMLSQVAQIIGDCGSNITDLQLERLGHRNDQQRFIMKLEVQGLEQLEKIMQQLRLIDGISQIERV comes from the coding sequence ATGGCAATCGCGCTGACTTATCAACCCTTTGCAGGACTTACCGGCGCAAATGAATTAATCGCCGCTTGGGAGGCTTTGCGGCAGGAATTAAGCCATTATCTTGATGATGAAACGATTGCCGAAGTCTTGCGCGCCGCCGTCTATGGCGCGCAAGCCCATGAAGGACAAATGCGCCAGTCCGGCGAGCCTTATTTTGTCCACCCGATTGCCGTCAGCAAAATCTTAGCCGCGCAGCGCTTTGATTTGCCTGTCTTGCAGGCGGGCTTACTGCACGATGTATTAGAAGATACGCCGATTAGCAAAGCGGAAATGGCGCAGGTTTTCGGCACGGAAGTAACCGCCATCGTCGACGGCGTGTCCAAATTAGACCGCCTCAAAGACCAAGCGCCGCAAGAAGCGCAGGCAGACAGCTTTAAAAAAATGCTGGTGGCGATGACCGATGATCCGCGCGTGATTATCATCAAACTTGCCGACCGCCTGCATAATATGCAGACCCTCGGCGCGCTGCGTCCCGACAAGCGCATTCGCAAAGCCCGCGAAACCTTGGACGTCTATGCCTCGATTGCGGGGCGTTTGGGCTTATTCTATTTCCGTATACAATTGGAAGATTTGGCGTTTTCCCATTTGCATCCTTGGCGTTACGCCGTCCTGCAAAAGCATTATCAGCAGCGTTTTACCAATAAAACCGTGATTAACCGCCTGCGGCAGGAAATGCAGCCGCAATTGATGCGTTTAAATATCCAAGCCAGCATTAGCAAGCGGCAGCGCCATTTATGGGGCGTGTATTTGCGTATGAAGCGCAAGCAGAGTTTTGACGAGGCCTGCCGCACCATTCCCGTGCGCATCATTACGCAAAGCGAAGACGATTGTTATCGCGTTTTGGGTGTTTTGCATAAATCCTGCCGCCCGATTTCGGGCAAATTCGAAGATTATATCGCCGCGCCGAAAAGCAACGGCTACCGCTCTTTGCACAGCAGCGTTTTGATGAAAACCGTCGGCGCCGTGCTGAATGTGCAAATCCGCACTCGCGATATGCACAGTTTGGCGGAAACGGGGATTATCGCCGTCTGGCATCAGCATTTGAAAAATCTCTCTTTGCGCAATGAACATCATAATGTAGTTGCGGAAAAATACATGCGCGACTGGTTGTCGCGGCTGCGCGAAGTGCAAAATATCACGGACGACCCTTTGGAATTTTACGATGCGGTCAAAAAAGAGCTGAGTTCCGGCGATATTCATGTCTATACGCCGACAGGGCAAATCATTGATTTGCCGCATGGCGCCACGCCCGTCGATTTTGCCTATGCTATTCATTCGGAAATCGGCAATCATTGCGTAGGCGCGAAAGTCAACGGACTGCCCTATGCGATTTTTCGCCCTCTGCAAAGCGCGCAAACTGTGGAAATCATTACCGATTCGCAGGCACATCCGCATGCCGGCTGGCTGCAATTCGTGGTAACCGCCAAAGCGCGGGCGGGCGTGAATCATCATTTGCGCAGTCTGGAGAAAAAAGAAGCGCGGACTTTAGGCATGCATTTGCTGGATGCGGCTTTGCACGAATTCGGCAGCGACTATGCGGCGGTGGAAAAAGAATTAGTCGCCTATGCCAAGATGCAGGAAATTGAAATCAATGATTTATTAGATGATATTGCCTATGGACGCAAGCAGTCGGGCCTGATTGCCGCCGCCTTATTGGGCAAGGCGAAAAGTGAGCTGGGGCAGGAGCAGGTCTTGTACGTGCATAGCGCCTTAGACAGCGGCGTCTATTTGGGCGAATGCTGCCATCCCCTGAATCAGGATGCGATTATCGGACATATTGAACGCGGCAAAGGCATTCAAATTCACCGCCGCGATTGCGTTTTGGCGAAAGTCAGCGACGGGCAGGATTGGTTGCGCGCCGAATGGGCGGAAGATGTGCACGGCATTTTCAACAGCAAATTGGTCTTTGTGGTGCAGGACCGTCCGAAAATGCTTTCGCAAGTGGCGCAAATCATCGGCGATTGCGGCAGCAATATCACGGATTTGCAATTGGAGCGCTTGGGGCATCGCAATGATCAGCAGCGCTTTATTATGAAATTGGAAGTGCAGGGTTTGGAACAGTTGGAAAAGATTATGCAGCAATTGCGCTTGATTGACGGCATCAGTCAGATTGAGCGCGTCTAA
- a CDS encoding RidA family protein codes for MFEKQIIQSDKAPKAIGPYSQAVRVGDLVFVSGQIPLDPNTGELVGEDFKAQAEQVIDNLAAICQAAGGDLSNIVKLNVYLTDLSRFAEFNEVMNSRFAAPYPARAALGISALPKGAQVEAEAVLALA; via the coding sequence ATGTTTGAAAAGCAGATTATTCAAAGCGATAAAGCACCGAAAGCGATCGGACCTTACTCCCAAGCGGTGCGCGTGGGCGATTTGGTTTTCGTATCGGGACAAATTCCGCTCGACCCGAATACCGGCGAACTGGTCGGCGAAGATTTCAAAGCCCAAGCCGAGCAAGTGATTGATAATCTTGCCGCGATTTGCCAAGCGGCAGGCGGCGATTTAAGCAATATCGTGAAATTGAATGTCTATCTGACGGATTTAAGCCGCTTTGCCGAATTTAACGAAGTGATGAATTCGCGCTTTGCCGCCCCTTATCCGGCGCGTGCGGCGCTGGGCATCAGCGCTTTGCCCAAAGGCGCGCAGGTGGAAGCCGAAGCGGTGCTTGCGCTTGCTTAA
- the rpoZ gene encoding DNA-directed RNA polymerase subunit omega, whose product MARVTVEDCLVEENNRFRLILAASGRAREIAFGASPLVAPLNDKPTVIALREIEEGQSSIAQLLQKNQKGMF is encoded by the coding sequence ATGGCAAGAGTTACCGTAGAAGATTGTTTAGTAGAAGAAAACAACCGCTTTCGTTTGATTTTGGCCGCCAGCGGTCGCGCGCGTGAAATCGCTTTCGGCGCCAGTCCGCTTGTGGCGCCGCTCAATGACAAACCCACCGTGATTGCTTTGCGCGAAATCGAAGAAGGACAAAGCAGCATCGCCCAGTTGCTGCAAAAAAATCAAAAAGGCATGTTTTAA
- the pdxH gene encoding pyridoxamine 5'-phosphate oxidase — protein sequence MDIGNLRKDFTDHAPLLREDLADNPFEQFQQWLGEAMAAKIDEPNAFVLATVDAQGMPSQRTVLLKFFDEQGFVFYTNYKSAKAQDIAHNPQVSMSFPWYALQRQVKIQGRAEKISREQSLKYFLSRPTGSQLGAWTSPQSKIIDSRDFLMLQWQKMREKFKEGQIPLPDFWGGYCICAEKIEFWQGQPSRLHDRFEYRRRDNDWEIVRLAP from the coding sequence ATGGATATTGGCAATCTTCGCAAGGATTTTACCGACCACGCGCCGCTGCTGCGCGAGGATTTGGCGGATAATCCTTTTGAGCAGTTTCAGCAATGGCTGGGCGAGGCGATGGCGGCAAAAATAGACGAGCCGAACGCCTTTGTTCTGGCGACTGTGGATGCGCAGGGCATGCCTTCGCAGCGCACGGTTCTGCTGAAATTCTTTGATGAGCAGGGTTTTGTTTTTTATACCAATTATAAGAGTGCGAAAGCACAGGATATTGCGCATAATCCGCAGGTGTCGATGTCCTTTCCTTGGTATGCCTTGCAGCGGCAGGTCAAGATTCAGGGGCGAGCGGAAAAAATCAGCCGCGAACAGTCTTTAAAATATTTTTTAAGCCGTCCTACAGGCAGTCAATTGGGAGCATGGACGTCGCCGCAGAGCAAAATCATCGATTCGCGCGATTTTCTGATGTTGCAATGGCAGAAAATGCGCGAAAAATTTAAAGAAGGGCAAATTCCTTTGCCCGATTTTTGGGGCGGCTACTGCATTTGCGCGGAAAAAATCGAATTCTGGCAGGGACAGCCGAGCCGCCTGCATGACCGTTTTGAGTATCGCCGCCGCGATAATGATTGGGAGATTGTGCGCCTAGCACCCTAA